TAACGAACACCCGGAACGTCCTTCACACGACCACCGCGGATGAGCACGATGGAGTGTTCCTGGAGGTTGTGGCCTTCGCCGGGGATGTAAGCCGTGACTTCCATCTTGTTGGAAAGGCGCACACGAGCAATCTTACGAAGAGCGGAGTTCGGCTTCTTCGGGGTGCTGGTGTAAACACGGGTGCAAACGCCGCGCTTCTGCGGGCAGGACTTCAAGGCCACGGAAGCGGTCTTGTTGCTGATCTGTTCACGTCCGTTACGGACGAGCTGTTGAATAGTTGGCACTGTTAATCTCCTAGATTTTGGAGTGCAAATATAGTTTTTTTTCCAAAGTTTTCAAGTACAAAGCCTTAGTTCTCCGAATCTTCCTCGTCAGAAGAGCCGATTTCGTTATCAATCATCTGGATAATGCTATCGGAACTTTCGGGGCCTTCAGCCTGCACTCGCATTAAACGGGCGCGTTCTTCCGCTTCCGCGTCGGCGTCCTTCACCTCGACATTTCTCAAATGACGGGCACCGGTACCGCACGGAATCAGACGACCCATGATTACGTTTTCCTTGAGGCCCAAGAGCGGGTCCACGCGGCCTTCGATGGAGGCGCGGGTCAGGATCTTGGTGGTCTCCTGGAACGAACAGGCAGAAATGAAGCTGTCCGTAGCGAGAGAAGCCTTTGTAATGCCAAGGAGCATCGGGGAATACGTTGCCGGGGTCTTGCCTTCGGCGATCAAACGATCGTTTTCGGCACGGAGACGTACCTTGGAGATTTCTTCGTCCGGAAGCAGGTCGGAATCACCCGGGTCTGCAACACGAACCTTGCGCATCATCTGGCGGACGATACATTCGATGTGCTTATCTGCGATAGCCACACCTTGCAGGCGGTACACCGCCTGGATTTCGTTCACCAAGTGACGCTGCACGTCCTCGGGGCCAAGGACCTCGAGAATGTCATGAGGATCGACAGAGCCTTCGCTGATCTTCTGACCGGCGCGGACGCGGTCGCCCTCGTTGACGGCGAGATGGACGCCATGCGGAACCAGCACTTTCGCGGCTTCTCCATCTTGCGGGGTAATAATGACTTCTTGATGCCCGCGGACTTCGGGCCCGTAAGACACGAGACCATCGATCGGGGCAATGAAAGCCTTGTTCTTCGGAGTACGGGCTTCGAAGAGTTCTGCAACTCGCGGAAGACCACCGGTAATATCGCGGGTCTTACCGGCAGCACGCGGCAACTTGGCGACAGTCTGACCGACGGAGACGGTCGCGCCGTCCATAATCGTGAGGATGGCGCCGTCCGGGAGCATGTAAACGCCCACCGGCTTGCCGTTCGAATCCATGACGTTGATCGAGGGACGGCGCTTGCCGCGCTTGTCGCTGATAACGGTCCAGGTTTCGACATCGGTGACTTCGTCTTTTTCGATACGGACGGAGACGTCCTTCACGAGGTCGACGAACTTGACACGGCCAGCCACGTTGCTGATAATCGGGCTGTTATACGGATCCCATTCGAACATGACCTGGTCCTTCTTGACCTGGTCGTTGTTCGCGACAAACAGGATAGAACCATACGGAATCTGGTAACGGCCCTTGTTGATTCCAGTGGAATCGAAAATAACTAATTCGCCCATACGGGAGACGACGACCTTCTGTCCGTCGTGGTCAACCGTTTCGACCTGTTCGAGTTCGACATGGCCATCGACGGAGGCCTTCTTGTTGTTCTCGACAGTCAGACGGGAAGAAGCACCACCGATGTGGAACGTACGGAGGGTCAACTGCGTACCCGGTTCACCGATGGACTGTGCGGCGAGCACGCCCACGGATTCGCCGAGGTCAACCGGACGACCGGACGCCAGCATACGGCCATAGCACTTGGCGCAGACACCGTTGCGGGATTCGCAGGTGAGCACGGAACGCATCTTGATGTGTTCGAGACCCGTAGCGGAAATCTTCGGGAGGTCGCGTTCGGTAACGAGCGTACCGGCTTCGACAATCACTTCGCCCGTAACCGGGTGCTTGATGTCTTCGACCGGGGCGCGACCGAGCAAGCGTTCTTCCAGCGGGATGACGGTATCATCACCGTCCTTGAACGCGGAAATTTCGATGCCTTCCTTGGTGCCGCAGTCGGGTTCGGTCACGACGAGGTCCTGGCCCACGTCCACGAGACGACGGGTAAGGTAACCAGCGTCAGCCGTCTTAAGAGCAGTATCGGCAAGACCCTTACGAGCACCGTGAGACGAGATGAAGTATTCCATCACGTTCAGGCCTTCACGGAAGCAGGACTTAATCGGGTTCTCGATAACTTCCTGACCGCCGAGCTGCTTGATAGGCTTCTGCATCAGACCACGCATACCGGACAGCTGCTTAATCTGTTCGCGGCTACCACGAGCGCCGGAGTCGGCCATCATGTAGACCGGGTTGAAACCGTCGCGGTCGTGAGAGAGCAAATCCCACTGCTTGGCAGCGACATCGGCCGTGGTCTTGGACCACACGTCGATGATCTGGTTATAACGTTCACCGTCGGTAATCACACCGTCTTCGTAGAGGCTGCGGATTTCGTTGACCTTCTCGGTGGCGGCGTCGAGCATGGCCTGCTTTTCCTGCGGGATCACCATTTCGGCGATAGCCACGGAAGAACCGGCGCGGGTTGCCCATTTGTAGCCGTTTTCCTTGAGGTTGTCGAGGTATTCGACAGTCACACGGTTACCGGTACGGCGGTACAGGTCGTCGATGGACTTCGCGATGACCTTCTTGCCGAAGGTTTCGTTGGCGTAGCCCAGAGCGGCCGGCACGAATTCGTTGAAGATGATACGGCCAACGGTCGTCTTGATGACGTTGGGTTCCTTCAGGGTGAGGAACTTGATCTTCTCGCCCGCCTTGACCGACTGCTCCATGTTGCCGTTGTCGTCGGCGATTTCGCGGACGCACACGCAATCCTTCTCGAGGGCGCCCATGTAAATCTTGCGGCCCGCGGGGAGCTTGAGGTAGACGTTGGCGTTCAGACCCACCACGCCGTTTTCGTAGGCGCGGATGGCTTCGGCCGGATCGTAGAAGTGCATGCCTTCGCCCTTCTGGTTCGGACGCGGCTTGGTCAGGTAGTACAGACCGAGCACGATGTCCTGGCCCGGCACGGCAATCGGCTGGCCGGAGGCGGGATGCAGAATGTTGTTCGAGGACAGCATGAGCACGCGGCATTCAAGCTGGGTCTCGAAAGAAAGCGGGAGGTGCACGGCCATCTGGTCACCGTCGAAGTCCGCGTTGAATGCGGTACAGACGAGCGGGTGGAGGCGGATGGCGTTACCTTCGATAAGCTTCGGGTAGAAGGCCTGGATACCCAGACGGTGAAGCGTCGGGGCACGGTTCAGCATGACCGGGTGGTCCTCGATAATCTGTTCGAGGATATCCCAAACCTCGGGACGTTCCGCATCGACGAACTTCTTAGCGGACTTGAGCGTGAACACGAAGCCATCGTCTTCCAAGCGGCGGATGATGAACGGCTTGTAGAGCTCCAGGGCCATGCGCTTGGGCAGACCGCACTGGTGCATCTTGAGTTCCGGACCGACGACGATCACGGAACGGCCAGAGTAGTCGACGCGCTTACCGAGGAGGTTCATACGGAAGCGGCCCTGCTTGCCCTTGAGGAGTTCGGCAAGGCTCTTGAGCGGGCGAGCGCCCGAACGAGCGGTGCGGCGGCCACCGTCGAACAGCTGGTCGACGGCTTCCTGCAGCATGCGCTTCTCGTTGCAGAGAATCACGTTAGGGGCACGGATGTCGATGAGCTTTTTCAAGCGGTTGTTGCGGTTGATGACGCGACGATAAAGTTCGTTCAGGTCGGAAGTAGCGAAACGGCCACCTTCCAGCGGGACGAGCGGACGCAGGTCAGGCGGAATCACCGGGAGCACGTCGAGAATCATCCAGGACGGCTGGTTGGCGAGCAGGCGGGCTTCGTTGGGGTACTTGTGACGGAATTCCTCGTAGGCTTCGGCCAGGAAGAACTCGGAGCCGTGCTTGGCTTCGTAGTCCATCTTGAACGCGGCGACGGCTTCGGCGAGGCCCTTGAGCCATGCCTTGCTGGAATCGCGAGCCGGGTCGGGATTGTTGTAGTAGCTCTTGAAGCTTTCCATCTGGGACTTCTTGAAGGCTTCAACAATCTTGAGGCGCTTCACGGCTTCGTCACGCTTGGTCTTGGACTTCGCGGTGGCGTCGACGCGGAGCTGTTCGGAAAGCTTGGTCAGGTCGATACGGTCAAGCAGCTGCTTGATGGCGGAGGCACCCATCTTGGCCTCGAAGGTACGGCCTTCCTGCACGAGGTTCTGGTATTCGAACTCGTCGATGAGGGTGTTTTCCTTGAGGTCGGTGTTGCCGTGGTCGATCACCACGTAGTTTTCGTAGTAGATGATGTGCTCGAGGGCGGCCGTGGTCAGGTTGAGCAGGGCGCCGATCACACAGGGCTGGTTCTTCACGAACCAGGTGTGGGTCAGAGGAATCGCGAGCTCGATATGGCCCATGCGGACGCGGCGGACCTTGGACTGGGTCACTTCGACGCCGCAGCGGTCGCAGATGACGCCCTTGAAGCGGGCGCGCTTGAACTTACCGCAGTTACATTCCCAGTTCTTGACAGGTCCAAAGATCTTTTCGCAGAAAAGACCATCCTTTTCGGGCTTGAAAGAACGGTAGTTGATCGTTTCCGGCTTGGTCACTTCACCGTAGGACCAGTAACGGATCAGGTCCGGTGAGGCGAGGTGAATCGAAATGTCGCCAGAATTTTGTTTCTGTTCCATCATTTCATCAGCCATATTACTTGTCTCCAGTGGTCTCAATGTCGAGACCCAAAGAATGAACTTCGCGAATCATAACGTTGAAGGATTCAGGAACGCCCGGTTCCGGAGTATTTTCGCCATGGACGATGGCGTCGTAGACGGCGGAACGGCCCTGCACGTCGTCGGACTTGACGGTGAGGAGTTCCTGCAGCGTGTAAGCGGCACCGTAGGCTTCCATGGCCCACACTTCCATTTCACCGAAGCGCTGGCCACCGAACTGGCTCTTACCGCCGAGCGGCTGCTGAGTCACGAGAGCGTAGCTACCGATAGAACGTGCGTGGATCTTGTCGTCGACCAAGTGGCCGAGCTTGAGATAATACATGTAACCGATGGTGACCGGGTTGAGGAGAGCTTCGCCGGTCTTGCCGTCGTAAAGCTTCGCCTTACCGATAATCTTGTCGTTGTCCGGATCCATCTCGTAGCTAACGATCGGGTTCTTCTGGTAGGCCTTCTCGAGTTCCTTGCAGATTTCTTCGAAGGAGGCACCGTCGAACACAGGCGTAGAGACCTTGAAGCCGAGCGTCTTGGCAGCCCAGCCCAGGTGGACTTCGAGCACCTGACCGATGTTCATACGGGAAGGCACGCCCAGCGGGTTCAAAAGAATCTGCAGCGGACGTCCGTCTTCGGTGAACGGCATGTCTTCGACCGGAACGATCTTGGCCACGCAACCCTTGTTACCGTGACGACCGGCCATCTTGTCACCGATGGAGAGGCAGCGCTTCTTGGCGATGTAGACCTTGACGCACTGGAGCACGCCCGGCTTGAGCTCGTCGCCCTTGGTGACCTTGTCGATTTCCTTTTCCATCGTGCGGGTCAGGGTGTCGAGGTTGTCGCGAGCCACGAGGACGAGGGAAAGGACCTTGTCCTGGAGGTCGTCGTCGCCGACGACGAACGTGGAGAGCGGGGAGACCTTGGTCACGTCGATGAGGCCGAGGTTCTGTTCGTTGTAGGTCTGGCCTTCGCGGATCAGGAGTTCGTGCGTTTCGTTGTCCATCACCTTGCCGGCGGCCTTGCCACCGAGAAGTTCGAACAAGTGTTCGCGGCAGGATTCCTTGATGCGGTCGATCTGAGTCTGGAAGTTGGAGCGGATGCTGTCGATAGTCTCCTGGTCCTTTTCCTTGCTCTTCTTGTCGGCCTTGTCCTTCTTGCTGAAGATGCGGGTTTCAAGCACCACGCCCTTCATGCCCGGAGGAGCCTTGAGGGAGGAGTCGCGCACGTCGACGGCCTTTTCGCCGAAGATGGCACGGAGCAAACGTTCTTCCGGAGAAAGTTCCGTTTCACCCTTCGGGGTGACCTTGCCCACGAGGATGTCGTCGGCATGGACCTCGGCACCGACGCGGATAACGCCGTTTTCGTCGAGGTTACGGAGGGCGTCGTCGCCCACGTTCGGGATTTCGCGAGTGAGCTCTTCGGGGCCGCGCTTGGTGTCGCGGACTTCGAGTTCGTACTCTTCGATATGGATAGAGGTGAACGTATCCTTGATGGCGAGTTCTTCCGAGATGATGACGGCGTCTTCGTAGTTGTAGCCGTTCCACGGGAGGAAGCCGATGAGGATGTTCTTACCCAGAGCCAGTTCGCCGTGGTCGGTGGACACGCCGTCGGCCAGCACGTCGCCGGCCTTGACGAAGTCACCCACGTTCACGATGGGCTTCTGGTTGATGCAGGAATCCTGGTTGGAACGCTCGAACTTGCGGAGCTTGTATTCGTCGATAGGATCCTTGCCGAGGAATTCGTAGTTTTCGCCGAGACCGGTGAGCGGTTCGAAGTTGCCGTTCACCATGTTGCCGCGCTGCACCGTGATGTTGCGGGCGTCAACGAAGGTCACGCGGCCGTCGTGCTTGGCGCGGACGACCGTACCCGAGTCGAGGGCGGCGCGGCGTTCGAGGCCGGTACCCACCACGGGGGCTTCTGCACGGAGCAGAGGCACAGCCTGGCGCTGCATGTTCGAACCCATCAAGGCACGGTTGGCGTCGTCGTGTTCGAGGAACGGGATGAGGCCTGCGGCCACGGACACGATCTGCATCGGGGCCACGTCCATGAGGTCGACGCGTTCGGTTTCGGTGTCGCCCACGGCGATGGAGTCTTCGCGACGGATGTGCGGGTATTCGCTCTTGTCGCGGACAATGACGTATTCATCGCTGAAGCGGTTGTTCTCGTCGAGTTCCGTGCTTGCCGGAGCGACCCTGAAGGAGTCTTCTTCGTCGGCGGTGAGGAAGGTGATGTAGTCGGAAACGACCTGCTGCACCTGGTCGCTCACCTGCACGTAGTCGGCCTTGCCGTCAAAGTTGTCGAGCAAGAAACCGTTCTTGTGGAAAGAGGTTTCGCCTTCGGCGTTCTTCACTTCGAATACCTTGTTCACAAAGCAGTCGAAGAGGTCGCGCTGGCGGTTGTCGAGGTTCATGCGGACAGTGTCCTTTTCCTTCTGCGTGAGCTCGAGCTGCACGAAGAGGTGCGGGTCATGAACGAAACCCTTGAAAATGCCGAAGTGCCACTTTTCTTCGGGGAACTTCACGATGTTGCCGTTCACATCCTTGAAGTCGACGAGGCCGACGATGCGGTACGGAGTTTCGATGAAGCCGAAGTGGTTCACCACTGCGTAAGAGGCGAGCGAGTTGATAAGACCGATGTTCGGGCCTTCCGGAGTCTCGATCGGGCAGAGGCGGCCGTAGTGCGTGTAGTGAACGTCACGGACTTCGAAGCCCGCGCGTTCGCGGGAAAGGCCACCGGGACCGAGAGCGGAGAGACGGCGCTTGTGCGTGAGTTCGGAAAGCGGGTTCATCTGGTCCATGAACTGCGAGAGCTGGCTGGAACCGAAGAACGCCTGCACGACGGAGGACACCATGCGGGTGTTCACGAGGTCGCGCGGAGTCGGCTGCTCTTCCTCGGAATGGAGGGAGAGGTTCTCGCGGATGACACGGGACATACGGGAGAGACCGACAGAAATCTGGTTGGCAAGGAGTTCGCCGACGGAACGGGTGCGGCGGTTGCCCAAGTGGTCGATATCGTCGAGCGTGTAGCCTTCGGAGCCGTTGTAGAGGCCGACCATGTATTCGATAATCGCGAGGAAGTCCGCCTTGCTCATCGTCATCGTGGTGAGGCTCGGCATCTTGAATTCCGGGCCCTGTTCGGCGAGGATGGAAAGGATGAAGGACGTATAGACCTTCGCGTTCAAGCGGTAACGACCGACTTCGCCGAGATCGTACTTGCGCGGGTCGTTGAGGAACATGGCGTTGAAGAACGCTTCGGCCGTCTGGAGGTTCGGGGCTTCTTCCTGCTGCTGGTGGGTCACGGAGTAGATCACCTTGAGGGCGTCTTCGCGGGACTTGGTCTTGTCGGCAGCGAGGGTGTAGTGGATAAGGAGGTTTTCTTCTTCCTTCGAGAGGAGCGTGATCTGGTCGACGCTGCTTTCGAGGAGGCGTTCGAGCTTCTTGTCGTCGATGACGGTGTTCGCTTCGATGATGATTTCACCGGTGCTGGCGTCGACGACGTCGTTGAAGACGATGCGGTCGATGAGGACGGACTTTTCGCCGTTCTCGTCGAGGACGTTCGCGAGTTCCTGCACGGAGACTTCCTCGGTCTTCTTGTAGAAGAGGTTCAGGATGTCCTGCGTGGTCTCGTAGCCGATGCAGCGGAGCATGGCCGTCGCGGCAATCTTCTTCTTGCGGTCGATGATGAGGTAGAGGGTGTCGCCCTCGGTATTGAATTCAACCCAGGCACCACGGTGCGGGATGATACGGCTCTTGTAGTCGGAGCGGCCGTTGGGCTGCATTTCTTCGTCGAAGCTCACGCCCGGGGAGCGGTGCAGCTGGGAGACGACTACGCGTTCGGCGCCGTTGATGATAAACGTCCCGTTCTCAGTCATGATCGGGAGTTCGCAGATGAGGACGTCGTTCTTGACTTCTTCCTTGAGCTTGCGGTCTTCGCCGTCTTCCTCGAAAATCTGGAGGGAAAGCTTGGCGAACAGCTCCATGGAGTAGGTCAGGCCGCGTTCGCGGCACTCGGGGATGCTGTATTTCGGAATGCCGAAATAATAGCCTTCGTACTTGAGGGAAAAGAGTTCCTTGAGGTCGGTGATCGGGAAGATATCCTGGAACACACGCTCGAGGCCAACCTTCATCCTTTTGTCTTGCGGGATGCTGGCCTGAAGGAATTGCTCGTATGAAGCCTTCTGGACTTCAATCAGGTACGGGAGTTCCAGCTGGAACTTGTTGGAGGAATAGCTTTTTCGCTCCGTTGTCATTTGAAATACCTCATCCGTGTGAAGAGCTTGGTTTTAAAAAAAGGATCAAAAGACGAAAAAACACCAAAAGCCCGCACCAGTGTGCAGGCGATTGGTATTAAGAATTAATGGACGGGAAGCATTACTTCAGAGCGACCTT
The window above is part of the uncultured Fibrobacter sp. genome. Proteins encoded here:
- the rpoC gene encoding DNA-directed RNA polymerase subunit beta' produces the protein MADEMMEQKQNSGDISIHLASPDLIRYWSYGEVTKPETINYRSFKPEKDGLFCEKIFGPVKNWECNCGKFKRARFKGVICDRCGVEVTQSKVRRVRMGHIELAIPLTHTWFVKNQPCVIGALLNLTTAALEHIIYYENYVVIDHGNTDLKENTLIDEFEYQNLVQEGRTFEAKMGASAIKQLLDRIDLTKLSEQLRVDATAKSKTKRDEAVKRLKIVEAFKKSQMESFKSYYNNPDPARDSSKAWLKGLAEAVAAFKMDYEAKHGSEFFLAEAYEEFRHKYPNEARLLANQPSWMILDVLPVIPPDLRPLVPLEGGRFATSDLNELYRRVINRNNRLKKLIDIRAPNVILCNEKRMLQEAVDQLFDGGRRTARSGARPLKSLAELLKGKQGRFRMNLLGKRVDYSGRSVIVVGPELKMHQCGLPKRMALELYKPFIIRRLEDDGFVFTLKSAKKFVDAERPEVWDILEQIIEDHPVMLNRAPTLHRLGIQAFYPKLIEGNAIRLHPLVCTAFNADFDGDQMAVHLPLSFETQLECRVLMLSSNNILHPASGQPIAVPGQDIVLGLYYLTKPRPNQKGEGMHFYDPAEAIRAYENGVVGLNANVYLKLPAGRKIYMGALEKDCVCVREIADDNGNMEQSVKAGEKIKFLTLKEPNVIKTTVGRIIFNEFVPAALGYANETFGKKVIAKSIDDLYRRTGNRVTVEYLDNLKENGYKWATRAGSSVAIAEMVIPQEKQAMLDAATEKVNEIRSLYEDGVITDGERYNQIIDVWSKTTADVAAKQWDLLSHDRDGFNPVYMMADSGARGSREQIKQLSGMRGLMQKPIKQLGGQEVIENPIKSCFREGLNVMEYFISSHGARKGLADTALKTADAGYLTRRLVDVGQDLVVTEPDCGTKEGIEISAFKDGDDTVIPLEERLLGRAPVEDIKHPVTGEVIVEAGTLVTERDLPKISATGLEHIKMRSVLTCESRNGVCAKCYGRMLASGRPVDLGESVGVLAAQSIGEPGTQLTLRTFHIGGASSRLTVENNKKASVDGHVELEQVETVDHDGQKVVVSRMGELVIFDSTGINKGRYQIPYGSILFVANNDQVKKDQVMFEWDPYNSPIISNVAGRVKFVDLVKDVSVRIEKDEVTDVETWTVISDKRGKRRPSINVMDSNGKPVGVYMLPDGAILTIMDGATVSVGQTVAKLPRAAGKTRDITGGLPRVAELFEARTPKNKAFIAPIDGLVSYGPEVRGHQEVIITPQDGEAAKVLVPHGVHLAVNEGDRVRAGQKISEGSVDPHDILEVLGPEDVQRHLVNEIQAVYRLQGVAIADKHIECIVRQMMRKVRVADPGDSDLLPDEEISKVRLRAENDRLIAEGKTPATYSPMLLGITKASLATDSFISACSFQETTKILTRASIEGRVDPLLGLKENVIMGRLIPCGTGARHLRNVEVKDADAEAEERARLMRVQAEGPESSDSIIQMIDNEIGSSDEEDSEN
- the rpsL gene encoding 30S ribosomal protein S12, coding for MPTIQQLVRNGREQISNKTASVALKSCPQKRGVCTRVYTSTPKKPNSALRKIARVRLSNKMEVTAYIPGEGHNLQEHSIVLIRGGRVKDVPGVRYHIIRGTLDTQAVNGRQNGRSKYGVKKKGAAPAKK
- the rpoB gene encoding DNA-directed RNA polymerase subunit beta → MTTERKSYSSNKFQLELPYLIEVQKASYEQFLQASIPQDKRMKVGLERVFQDIFPITDLKELFSLKYEGYYFGIPKYSIPECRERGLTYSMELFAKLSLQIFEEDGEDRKLKEEVKNDVLICELPIMTENGTFIINGAERVVVSQLHRSPGVSFDEEMQPNGRSDYKSRIIPHRGAWVEFNTEGDTLYLIIDRKKKIAATAMLRCIGYETTQDILNLFYKKTEEVSVQELANVLDENGEKSVLIDRIVFNDVVDASTGEIIIEANTVIDDKKLERLLESSVDQITLLSKEEENLLIHYTLAADKTKSREDALKVIYSVTHQQQEEAPNLQTAEAFFNAMFLNDPRKYDLGEVGRYRLNAKVYTSFILSILAEQGPEFKMPSLTTMTMSKADFLAIIEYMVGLYNGSEGYTLDDIDHLGNRRTRSVGELLANQISVGLSRMSRVIRENLSLHSEEEQPTPRDLVNTRMVSSVVQAFFGSSQLSQFMDQMNPLSELTHKRRLSALGPGGLSRERAGFEVRDVHYTHYGRLCPIETPEGPNIGLINSLASYAVVNHFGFIETPYRIVGLVDFKDVNGNIVKFPEEKWHFGIFKGFVHDPHLFVQLELTQKEKDTVRMNLDNRQRDLFDCFVNKVFEVKNAEGETSFHKNGFLLDNFDGKADYVQVSDQVQQVVSDYITFLTADEEDSFRVAPASTELDENNRFSDEYVIVRDKSEYPHIRREDSIAVGDTETERVDLMDVAPMQIVSVAAGLIPFLEHDDANRALMGSNMQRQAVPLLRAEAPVVGTGLERRAALDSGTVVRAKHDGRVTFVDARNITVQRGNMVNGNFEPLTGLGENYEFLGKDPIDEYKLRKFERSNQDSCINQKPIVNVGDFVKAGDVLADGVSTDHGELALGKNILIGFLPWNGYNYEDAVIISEELAIKDTFTSIHIEEYELEVRDTKRGPEELTREIPNVGDDALRNLDENGVIRVGAEVHADDILVGKVTPKGETELSPEERLLRAIFGEKAVDVRDSSLKAPPGMKGVVLETRIFSKKDKADKKSKEKDQETIDSIRSNFQTQIDRIKESCREHLFELLGGKAAGKVMDNETHELLIREGQTYNEQNLGLIDVTKVSPLSTFVVGDDDLQDKVLSLVLVARDNLDTLTRTMEKEIDKVTKGDELKPGVLQCVKVYIAKKRCLSIGDKMAGRHGNKGCVAKIVPVEDMPFTEDGRPLQILLNPLGVPSRMNIGQVLEVHLGWAAKTLGFKVSTPVFDGASFEEICKELEKAYQKNPIVSYEMDPDNDKIIGKAKLYDGKTGEALLNPVTIGYMYYLKLGHLVDDKIHARSIGSYALVTQQPLGGKSQFGGQRFGEMEVWAMEAYGAAYTLQELLTVKSDDVQGRSAVYDAIVHGENTPEPGVPESFNVMIREVHSLGLDIETTGDK